One genomic window of Arthrobacter sp. KBS0703 includes the following:
- a CDS encoding MoxR family ATPase, with the protein MTMTTEQAAWFAGTFEKLVANVGQAVLGKAHVIRLTFTAMLAEGHVLFEDAPGTGKTSLARALAATVKGSNNRIQFTPDLLPSDVTGVTIYDQKTQKFEFHKGPIFNNFVLADEINRASPKTQSALLEVMEESRVTVDGTTYEAGRPFMVMATQNPIEQAGTYRLPEAQLDRFLIKTSIGYPDHASTVQLLGGANLKDRSRDLQPVITTQAVADMADLAATTHVDTAVLEYISRLCEETRNAPETRLGVSVRGALAMVRAAKVWAASQGRNFVLPDDIKDLAAVVWTHRFVMDPEAEFSGATADAVLARVLADVAAPQQRATV; encoded by the coding sequence ATGACCATGACCACCGAGCAGGCCGCCTGGTTTGCAGGCACGTTCGAAAAGCTCGTTGCCAACGTGGGCCAGGCCGTCCTGGGCAAGGCACACGTCATCCGCCTGACGTTCACCGCCATGCTGGCCGAAGGCCATGTGCTGTTCGAGGACGCACCGGGAACGGGCAAGACATCTCTGGCGCGCGCGCTGGCCGCCACCGTCAAGGGGTCCAACAACCGCATCCAGTTCACTCCGGACCTGCTGCCCTCCGATGTGACCGGTGTGACCATCTACGACCAGAAGACCCAGAAGTTCGAATTCCACAAGGGCCCGATCTTCAACAACTTCGTTCTCGCCGATGAAATCAACCGCGCCTCGCCCAAGACGCAGTCGGCGCTCCTGGAAGTCATGGAGGAATCCCGCGTCACCGTGGACGGCACCACGTACGAGGCGGGACGCCCCTTCATGGTGATGGCCACCCAGAACCCGATCGAGCAGGCCGGCACATACCGTCTGCCCGAAGCCCAGCTGGACCGGTTCCTGATCAAGACGTCCATCGGCTACCCGGACCACGCCTCCACCGTCCAGTTGCTCGGCGGCGCCAACCTGAAGGACCGGTCCCGGGACCTGCAGCCGGTCATCACCACGCAGGCCGTGGCGGACATGGCCGACCTCGCGGCCACCACGCACGTGGACACCGCCGTGCTGGAGTACATCTCCCGGCTCTGCGAGGAGACGCGGAACGCCCCGGAGACGCGGCTGGGAGTGTCCGTCCGCGGTGCCCTCGCCATGGTCCGGGCGGCCAAGGTCTGGGCAGCCAGCCAAGGGCGCAATTTCGTCCTGCCGGACGACATCAAGGACCTCGCGGCGGTCGTCTGGACGCACCGGTTCGTGATGGACCCCGAGGCCGAGTTCTCCGGTG